The region TATGAATGAGTTTGTCTAAACCTTCTATCGGCTCGCTGAAAGTAAATAGATCCAAGAACTTCATAGATCCACGAGTGATCTTTCTGACAGAAAGACCGCAAACAATAGCCGCTGTTTCGTTGCAATAGATCACCCTTTGTTCTGCGTTCAGAACAAAAACCGGTTCTAGCAAGGTGTCGAACAGCGAGTATTGTATTTTCATTTTACTTTACAAACGTTTCGTTTTTCTGATGATAGACTGTGAACTCTCGTTTACTCGCCCAATCAGAAGGGATATCTCCCTTGGCTTCCGCACGGACGCGCCAATAGATTTTGCCCAGTGGAACTTTGCTCTTAATCAAGTAACGATTGTTCGCCAAAGTTGAGGTGTAAAGAATATTCGAGAAGTCTTCTTTGTCAGAAACTTCCACTGTGTATCCTGTAGCACCGGCAACTTTTTTCCATTCAAGCCAGATGAACGGCTCTTGCTGAGTTTGCAAGAAGATCGACATGTTGTTAAATGGCTCCATCAAAGTAGGAGCGGTGATAGCTGGTCTCATTTCTTCAACAAAGATGCTGCCCGTTTCACTTGGAGGACTTAGTTGACCCTTAGGGCTGATTGCATAAACGCGGTAATAACTTTGACCTTTATCCATTTGTGACCACAAAGTGGCGGTGTCCGACACGTCGAACTGTTGTGGATTTTGGAAATTCAAGTCCTTAGATACTTGCACACGATAGCCACGAGTTTTTGAAACAGGTGTCCATTCCAATTTCGGAGCCATCTCGCTAGCGGGTCTGCGCTCTGTAGGGCGAGGGATGCGGAACTTGATATCCTTTGCAACCAATGTGGGACTTTCTGGAATTGGTTCTTTTTTTGCTGTGACTTGAATTTTAAATGGAACTGCTGCCGACCAAGAAGACACTTTTTTGTCTTGAGTCGTTCCATTGACGCGCACCCAATATTCGCCGGACGGCAAGCGAGGGGTTAGGATGTTTTGCACGTAAGAGTTTCCTTCACGTAAAACTTTTTCGAACTTTTCGTCCTGAGAAATTTGCCAGCGATATGTTTTAAGTAAGGAGTCTGCCGACCAACGAACCTCAGTAGAGATCGCAAGTTGAGAAGGGTCGTCTACTTCAAGTTCCATCTGAAAATTAGCATTCTGATTAGGCGACGTGATCACTGGAACGTTCAAGTGCAAAAGAGTCACTTGACGAGTTTCAGAAGTTCCCACCTCACCATTGCGATCATAGGCTTTGACCCGCCAGAAATAGGGACCTGGCTCCAAGGGGTCTGCGATTTCAATTTTTCCGTCAGTGGTTGTTTTTACAACCGCGACGTTATTAAAGTCAGCAGTCGGCGAAACTTCCATTTCAAAGCGAGCGATGTTGCCGCGACCACGCCAGTTGAACGGCATTTTGTCGTCAGGATTTTCGCGAACATAGGTGGTGTTATTGGCAGTCAGCAACTCGACCGTGGGTTTCACAAGAGATTTTACACCTTGCGGGGAAACAGCAATGGGTTGCTCTTTATCCAATGACTTACGAACTTTTTTATCTTGATAGTTTACCTTACCGGCTAACAGACGTAGGTCGACGTTGCCGGAGTGAGATTTTTTGAACTCGATTTTACCGCCACCATCCAGATTGAATTCTTCGGCGCCGGATTTGATTTTAATTTGTGAACCTTGAGTGATATCACCCACTAAATTACCGTAACGCAGGTCCAGGGACATCTGACCGTTCTTCATGTTAAGAGTGATCAGTGAGTTTGGAGCGATACGAATGACAGTGCCATCTTGCAGACGGATTTGCGCTTCAGAACGGTCGCCGGTGTAAATGGAATCATTATCAAAGATTTTGTCTTCGCGGTTTGCGGGTAACCAACTGAATGTATCTAGGTTTTTTCTGCGGACGTCGTTTTGCGAAGTCGCTACGTTACCTATCAGTTCCATTTCACTTTGATTGCCTTTAGGGAATAGAAGAGAGTCGTCGTACAAGAAGTACGAGAACAACAGCAGTACCAACACGGCCACGCCAAATATCGTTTTCTCTGTTTTACCTAAACGTTGCATAGTTCTCCCCGTAATCTCATCGGCGAAGCAACGATTTTAATTTATGGACCTAGGGCTAACTTATATGAGAATTTCTTTTCGGGATTCTTGTTACGAGTCATACTAACTCTGTGAAAAAACGTGGCATATCAATTAGATATAAGGTTCTATTGCTTCTAACTTCGATCCCATTGATTACATTGACGGCATATCTGGTGCTGGCGATGCGAATCTTTGAAGATGATAAGATTGCCTATGTCTTTGATTCTTCCAGCAGCATGTCGGGAACGATGGCGGCTCAAATTAAGACACAGCTCAATGCGGTCCTGGGTACAGCAAAACCCATCTATCAAGATTATCTTTCGGTTTATAAATTCACTCCTGTCGCAAAATCTATTTTTGATAATGAGTACAGTATCGAAGACGTGATCGTTTTCTCTCCCGGTGCGAACGGGCAATATCAAAAAGTGGCGGCCCTTGAAAAAGTTCCTGAAGGTGCGGACGGCCTTTTGAAATCGATCCAGTCCCACTTGCCCATGTATTTGGCAGAAGTTGAAGCCAATCAACGCGTCGTGAAAGTTCCGTTTAATGATGACCGGGTTTTGATCATGGATAAAGTGATGAACCAAGACAAAACCAAGGCGACCGTCTTTGCCATGCTGGTTCGTATGAGCGAAGCCTCTGAGATGTTCAATGCTGCGACTTCTCAAAAAATGTATCTGATAGCTAAAGATGGCACCGTGTTGTTCGGACCTGAGGGAATGGTTGGTCAAAAGTTGCAAACGGTGGTGACACCAAACTTCCTTGCAGACACGGGCAGCAAAGTTGCTCAAGGTGCTG is a window of Bdellovibrio sp. SKB1291214 DNA encoding:
- a CDS encoding FecR domain-containing protein, with product MQRLGKTEKTIFGVAVLVLLLFSYFLYDDSLLFPKGNQSEMELIGNVATSQNDVRRKNLDTFSWLPANREDKIFDNDSIYTGDRSEAQIRLQDGTVIRIAPNSLITLNMKNGQMSLDLRYGNLVGDITQGSQIKIKSGAEEFNLDGGGKIEFKKSHSGNVDLRLLAGKVNYQDKKVRKSLDKEQPIAVSPQGVKSLVKPTVELLTANNTTYVRENPDDKMPFNWRGRGNIARFEMEVSPTADFNNVAVVKTTTDGKIEIADPLEPGPYFWRVKAYDRNGEVGTSETRQVTLLHLNVPVITSPNQNANFQMELEVDDPSQLAISTEVRWSADSLLKTYRWQISQDEKFEKVLREGNSYVQNILTPRLPSGEYWVRVNGTTQDKKVSSWSAAVPFKIQVTAKKEPIPESPTLVAKDIKFRIPRPTERRPASEMAPKLEWTPVSKTRGYRVQVSKDLNFQNPQQFDVSDTATLWSQMDKGQSYYRVYAISPKGQLSPPSETGSIFVEEMRPAITAPTLMEPFNNMSIFLQTQQEPFIWLEWKKVAGATGYTVEVSDKEDFSNILYTSTLANNRYLIKSKVPLGKIYWRVRAEAKGDIPSDWASKREFTVYHQKNETFVK